Proteins from a genomic interval of Terriglobales bacterium:
- a CDS encoding thymidylate kinase, with the protein MDRSHRTAFLVSFSGMDGAGKSTQIGALRGFLEARGLRTCLLAFWDDVVVLSRYREGFVHKVFKSERGIGAPGKPVHRRDKNVRGWHVNLARHGLYLLDAIHLRRVVRRAEKNESCPDVIIMDRYIHDELANLPLSNLLTRAFIRVVAALAPRPDVAYVLDANPEAARERKPEYPLEFLRACRDSYQRLAAMVGMTVVPPSSIPQATAAIEQAFVEAWERRRGASLSRPQDTPARDSHMPMAS; encoded by the coding sequence ATGGACCGGTCGCATCGCACAGCTTTTCTGGTGAGTTTTTCCGGCATGGACGGCGCCGGCAAGAGCACGCAAATCGGCGCCCTGCGCGGCTTCCTGGAAGCTCGCGGCCTGCGCACCTGCCTGCTCGCCTTCTGGGACGACGTGGTGGTGCTCTCGCGCTACCGCGAAGGATTCGTGCACAAGGTATTCAAGAGCGAGCGCGGCATCGGCGCGCCCGGCAAACCGGTCCACCGCCGCGACAAAAACGTCCGCGGCTGGCACGTCAACCTGGCGCGACATGGTCTTTATCTGCTCGACGCCATCCATCTTCGCCGGGTTGTGAGGCGCGCTGAAAAGAATGAAAGCTGTCCCGACGTCATCATCATGGACCGCTACATCCACGACGAGCTTGCCAACCTGCCACTTTCCAACCTGCTCACGCGTGCGTTTATCCGCGTGGTTGCGGCGCTTGCGCCCAGGCCGGATGTGGCTTACGTCCTCGACGCCAATCCTGAAGCCGCGCGCGAACGCAAGCCGGAATATCCGCTGGAGTTTCTGCGCGCCTGTCGCGACAGCTATCAACGCCTGGCCGCCATGGTGGGGATGACGGTGGTGCCGCCGTCCTCGATTCCGCAAGCGACCGCTGCGATCGAGCAGGCATTCGTGGAGGCGTGGGAAAGAAGGCGCGGCGCCAGCCTCAGCCGACCCCAGGACACGCCGGCGCGCGATTCACATATGCCCATGGCGAGCTAG